In Spiroplasma sp. SV19, one DNA window encodes the following:
- a CDS encoding helix-turn-helix domain-containing protein, protein MLDYKDLEILELIKLRIDTPYKKVKDFLNDNKMSKGYFYYHLRHINNYLATKNLMLDINNLQKDEFLDIYNIIVNETKVFITAKNQLIIFMVLFVINKYTKISELRKIFEISVSSVFKNVAKLNHILSEHHTDIVIRNKGKVII, encoded by the coding sequence ATGCTTGACTATAAAGACCTAGAAATATTAGAATTAATTAAACTTCGAATTGATACACCATATAAAAAAGTTAAAGATTTTTTAAATGATAATAAAATGTCAAAGGGTTATTTTTATTATCATTTAAGACATATTAATAATTATTTGGCCACAAAAAACTTAATGTTAGATATTAATAATTTACAAAAAGATGAGTTTCTTGACATTTATAATATTATTGTTAATGAAACAAAGGTTTTTATTACGGCAAAAAATCAACTTATTATTTTTATGGTTCTATTTGTAATTAATAAATACACCAAAATTAGTGAATTACGTAAAATTTTTGAAATTAGTGTTAGTAGTGTTTTTAAAAATGTGGCAAAACTAAATCATATTTTAAGTGAACATCATACTGATATCGTAATTCGTAATAAAGGGAAGGTTATTATTTAG
- a CDS encoding MFS transporter has translation MEEIKKEPLRRKQKFVNYFTHGLNKKTIGIITILALADLFVFSGVLYLRYIMPNFHNYLQLSQSEFDIAISIYGFTALVSRIPGGYLADKLNAKIMFVIALLMTGIVGMWWTTLTNLNMDKTIRLTQLYVIYFLWGISIAGLFWNPLWKLVSQNVPKEKQGAAYGLQGSILGFFGIIVVAGAATGVTEVTKNLANSSANIRTLPFLIFAYCICGMVLLMGILSLLFIPNKKRTEKETIKFSKHFLNLLQPFKFLRVWLCGIFVFGMYMFQSVFSYYMKDALTVIGINVTIVTVLGGIRSYGLRFLVANPIGRLSDRWKSYVLGLVFILLVGMLACLLFTLIPGWGAVWFNNQGKTIKVLFHVIMCALFIFIGCIGWALLTLRFVQIGELPMEKNSYANTLAVISFLAFTPDAWFNYVAGAIGKSFTDQQTKGYNLEGIQILLMIAIGCVLIGLICGIILYYLNKREVKKLNKTSFRWRELGNI, from the coding sequence ATGGAAGAGATCAAAAAAGAGCCGCTTCGGAGAAAGCAAAAGTTTGTTAATTATTTTACACATGGTTTAAATAAAAAAACAATTGGGATTATTACCATTTTAGCGTTAGCTGATTTATTTGTTTTTAGTGGTGTCTTATATTTAAGATACATTATGCCTAATTTTCATAATTATTTGCAATTATCCCAATCTGAATTTGATATTGCAATTTCAATCTATGGTTTTACGGCGTTAGTTTCAAGAATACCAGGGGGTTATCTTGCCGATAAATTAAATGCTAAAATTATGTTTGTGATTGCCTTATTAATGACAGGTATCGTTGGGATGTGATGAACAACTTTAACAAATTTAAATATGGATAAAACAATTCGGTTAACACAATTATATGTTATTTATTTTTTATGAGGAATTTCAATTGCAGGATTATTTTGGAATCCGTTATGAAAATTAGTTTCTCAAAATGTGCCAAAGGAAAAGCAGGGAGCAGCTTATGGTTTACAAGGTAGTATTCTTGGTTTTTTTGGGATAATTGTTGTTGCTGGGGCAGCAACAGGTGTTACGGAGGTTACTAAAAATTTAGCAAATAGTAGCGCAAATATTAGAACATTACCATTTTTAATTTTTGCGTATTGTATTTGTGGAATGGTGTTATTAATGGGAATATTATCTTTATTATTTATTCCTAATAAAAAACGAACAGAAAAAGAGACAATTAAGTTTAGTAAGCATTTTTTAAATTTGCTACAGCCATTTAAATTTTTACGAGTTTGACTTTGCGGAATTTTTGTCTTTGGAATGTATATGTTTCAGTCCGTATTTTCTTATTATATGAAAGATGCGTTAACTGTAATTGGGATAAATGTCACAATTGTGACGGTTTTAGGCGGAATTAGATCATATGGATTGCGATTTTTAGTGGCAAATCCAATTGGACGTTTATCAGATAGATGAAAATCGTATGTTTTAGGGTTAGTTTTCATTTTATTAGTGGGAATGCTAGCATGTTTATTGTTTACCTTAATTCCTGGTTGGGGTGCAGTATGATTTAATAATCAAGGTAAAACAATTAAGGTGTTATTTCATGTTATAATGTGTGCTTTATTCATTTTTATTGGTTGTATTGGGTGAGCCTTATTAACTTTACGTTTTGTCCAAATTGGAGAACTACCAATGGAAAAAAATAGTTATGCAAATACCTTAGCTGTTATTTCGTTTTTAGCCTTTACTCCTGACGCTTGGTTTAATTATGTTGCCGGAGCGATTGGTAAATCATTTACTGATCAGCAAACAAAAGGTTATAATTTGGAAGGAATTCAAATCTTATTGATGATTGCCATTGGCTGTGTTTTAATTGGTTTAATATGTGGTATCATACTTTATTACTTAAATAAAAGGGAAGTAAAAAAACTTAATAAAACTTCGTTCCGTTGACGAGAATTAGGAAATATTTAA
- a CDS encoding lipoprotein encodes MKKILGLLTAITLASTSAISVISCKQKPTYLFGGSTSVQGLMNSVLKKFSQERDIRIAYNSSGSSGGGNRD; translated from the coding sequence TTGAAAAAAATTTTAGGATTATTAACAGCAATAACGTTGGCTAGCACTAGTGCTATTAGTGTTATTAGTTGTAAGCAAAAACCAACTTATTTGTTTGGTGGATCAACTTCGGTTCAAGGTTTAATGAACTCTGTTTTAAAAAAATTTAGTCAAGAACGTGATATTAGAATTGCTTATAATAGTAGTGGTTCTAGTGGGGGGGGAAACAGGGATTAA
- a CDS encoding substrate-binding domain-containing protein: MGGETGIKDNTLVLGFTSRALKTEFTKEPYVGLKFAIDGILIIANLPTDCKVISPSDLDLVSSKVDVLKQIYQGTDKNWGDLLGCQSTTKVIPINREQNSGTRDVFQDKLNINEFSSQLRTVNNTAAAIQEVKNIQGAIGYVSYGAKKLVNEAKLSILKYKGVEASPATLQTNYDLKRYFELTFRLKDNKNLSLVKDFLLFLKDNEKGQQAIQADELVPVWEWYGTNPFSDLPTLD, encoded by the coding sequence GTGGGGGGGGAAACAGGGATTAAAGATAATACCTTAGTTCTTGGTTTTACTTCACGAGCTTTAAAAACAGAATTTACAAAAGAGCCGTATGTTGGTTTAAAATTTGCTATTGATGGTATTTTAATAATTGCTAATTTACCGACAGATTGTAAGGTGATATCACCTTCGGACTTAGATCTTGTTAGCAGTAAAGTTGATGTTTTAAAGCAAATTTATCAAGGTACAGACAAAAACTGAGGTGATTTGTTAGGATGTCAATCAACAACAAAAGTTATTCCAATTAATCGTGAACAAAATTCAGGGACACGTGATGTTTTCCAAGACAAATTGAATATTAATGAATTTAGTTCACAGTTAAGAACAGTAAATAATACTGCTGCGGCAATTCAAGAAGTTAAAAATATTCAAGGGGCAATAGGATATGTTTCATATGGTGCTAAAAAATTAGTTAATGAAGCTAAATTGAGTATTTTAAAATATAAGGGCGTTGAAGCATCACCGGCGACTTTACAAACAAATTATGATTTAAAACGTTATTTTGAGTTAACATTCCGTTTAAAGGATAATAAAAATTTATCATTAGTCAAAGATTTTCTGTTGTTCTTAAAAGATAATGAAAAGGGTCAACAAGCAATTCAAGCTGATGAATTAGTTCCAGTCTGAGAATGATATGGTACAAATCCTTTTTCTGATTTACCAACACTAGATTAA
- a CDS encoding ABC transporter permease subunit — protein sequence MQQINSSIFKRKQITDRFAKVIITLFSLCGIIAVFLIIYFIVASSIPALRYEGFWNFLTGTKWVINNETGEYQFGALAFIVGTILVLTLAIIIAAPLAILTALFVTEFLSPRLRTFIIFIIELLAGIPPVLFAVFGRETIGMLFVRMGASGPTNLLTAGVILAFLALPTIFALSANAFLSVPKSYRFAALAMGASRTYTAFKVVKKAAKTKIIGAVIFGMCRVIGEVTAMILLTGMAAQIPNLNEGFWSFLFSPIATLATQIGIELPEHVASLHRSALFALGLILLLMVSILNIIILATYKIQRQKERGKHLIPGWKRKHWQPLVKTVGGAKHSPGLSQESFLALIDKKITTNYYNKTMNYCRIFWMIITCLVTLSFTAWIILDIITNGFAAVTYLSQFDASAFVGYYELPPLIMSTFMLIFTGTFLSIPIGIITAIYLSEYARKNSRLVTLIQFSTDALVATPSIVFAIFGYVVLVVGLQLGHNFWSAGLMFFMLTLPIIIRVVEDALRNVPQEYRDAALALGTSKIGMVCKVALPNAKGGIVTGVIFAISKIITETAPVLIILTSSPFMPTGFSDIGTTLTVKVFQLVNEPGLLLVVSNQLQVSLTELTNHMIHHLSFIIILFVLALNIFVKIIGSFENNRQPKWWTIISTLVKCYCGSLLGRKNAWKKQLQKAYRNPDKTVKITAKVKNYNGQLLIAYQTRLAKLKRQVKNINQQKRQEDYQLSITALEHKIQNLQEEME from the coding sequence ATGCAGCAGATTAATAGTAGTATCTTTAAACGCAAACAAATTACTGATCGTTTTGCAAAAGTAATAATTACTTTATTTTCATTATGTGGAATTATTGCTGTCTTTTTGATTATTTATTTTATTGTTGCAAGTTCGATTCCTGCTTTGCGTTATGAAGGATTTTGAAATTTTTTAACAGGAACTAAATGGGTTATTAATAATGAAACCGGTGAGTACCAATTTGGTGCTTTAGCGTTTATTGTTGGTACCATTTTAGTTTTAACATTGGCGATTATTATTGCTGCACCGTTAGCAATTTTAACCGCTCTTTTTGTAACAGAATTTTTATCACCTCGACTGAGAACTTTTATTATTTTTATTATTGAATTATTAGCAGGAATCCCTCCAGTTTTATTTGCGGTGTTTGGACGAGAAACAATTGGAATGTTATTTGTCCGCATGGGGGCTAGTGGTCCAACCAATTTATTAACAGCAGGGGTTATTTTAGCTTTCTTAGCTTTACCAACAATTTTTGCATTATCAGCAAATGCTTTTTTAAGTGTTCCCAAATCATATCGTTTTGCTGCTTTAGCAATGGGGGCATCGCGAACATATACTGCTTTTAAAGTAGTTAAAAAAGCAGCTAAAACAAAAATTATTGGGGCTGTAATTTTTGGGATGTGTCGTGTTATTGGTGAAGTGACAGCAATGATTTTATTAACAGGAATGGCAGCACAAATTCCTAATTTGAACGAAGGCTTTTGAAGTTTTTTATTTAGTCCAATTGCAACATTGGCTACACAAATTGGAATTGAATTACCTGAGCATGTGGCCAGTTTACATCGTTCAGCTTTATTTGCCTTAGGATTAATTTTATTATTAATGGTTTCAATTTTAAATATTATTATTTTAGCCACTTACAAAATTCAACGCCAAAAAGAACGGGGAAAACATTTAATTCCTGGGTGAAAGCGAAAACATTGGCAACCCTTAGTTAAGACGGTAGGAGGGGCAAAACATTCGCCAGGATTGTCACAAGAAAGTTTTCTTGCTTTAATTGATAAAAAAATAACAACTAATTATTATAATAAAACAATGAATTATTGTCGTATCTTTTGGATGATAATAACTTGCTTAGTAACACTTAGTTTTACTGCCTGAATTATTTTAGATATTATTACTAATGGGTTTGCCGCAGTAACTTATTTATCCCAGTTTGATGCAAGTGCTTTTGTGGGCTATTATGAATTGCCACCATTAATTATGTCTACCTTTATGTTGATTTTCACAGGAACATTTTTATCAATTCCAATTGGAATTATTACCGCAATTTACTTAAGTGAATATGCTCGTAAGAATAGTCGCTTAGTAACTTTAATTCAGTTTTCAACTGATGCATTAGTTGCAACACCATCAATTGTTTTTGCTATTTTTGGATATGTTGTTCTCGTGGTTGGATTACAATTGGGTCACAATTTCTGATCAGCAGGATTAATGTTTTTTATGCTAACTTTGCCAATTATTATTCGTGTGGTTGAAGATGCCCTTCGGAATGTTCCTCAAGAATATCGTGATGCTGCTTTAGCGTTGGGAACAAGTAAGATCGGAATGGTTTGTAAAGTTGCGTTACCAAATGCCAAAGGAGGAATTGTAACGGGTGTAATTTTTGCAATTAGTAAGATTATTACAGAAACGGCTCCAGTTCTTATTATTTTAACATCTTCTCCCTTTATGCCGACTGGTTTTAGTGATATTGGCACAACGTTAACAGTAAAAGTGTTTCAATTAGTTAATGAACCAGGATTGTTACTAGTTGTTTCTAATCAACTGCAAGTTTCATTAACCGAATTAACAAATCATATGATTCATCATTTGTCCTTTATTATTATTTTATTTGTCTTGGCATTAAATATTTTTGTTAAAATCATTGGATCGTTTGAAAATAATCGTCAACCAAAATGATGAACAATAATTAGTACTTTGGTTAAATGCTATTGTGGTTCTTTGTTAGGACGAAAAAATGCATGGAAAAAACAACTTCAAAAAGCTTATCGTAACCCAGATAAAACTGTGAAAATTACAGCAAAAGTAAAAAATTACAATGGACAATTATTGATAGCATATCAAACAAGGTTAGCAAAATTAAAAAGACAAGTCAAAAATATTAATCAACAGAAAAGACAGGAAGATTATCAACTATCAATTACTGCGTTAGAACATAAGATTCAAAATTTACAAGAGGAAATGGAATAA
- the pstB gene encoding phosphate ABC transporter ATP-binding protein PstB gives MMKKTVQPSNNKIKQWFKRFFRRLINQHQHELLKAPTVLPKNVILGIEKFNFYYNFGTKQALFDINLNILKNKVTALIGPSGCGKSTLLRAINRMNDLIEGTKMSGAIMYNDKNIYQYRQNIISLRTKVGMVFQKPNPFPKSIYENIAFGLKSLGIFDKRILDQTVESSLRQAALWDEVKDNLCDSALSLSGGQQQRLCIARAIALKPEILLMDEPTSALDPIATAKIEELISDLKKDFTIIIVTHSLQQAARISDYTAFFWMGQLIEYNKTALLFSHPQETKTEDYITGRFG, from the coding sequence ATGATGAAAAAAACAGTACAACCTTCGAATAATAAAATTAAACAGTGATTCAAAAGGTTTTTTCGTCGCTTAATAAATCAACACCAACATGAATTACTAAAAGCACCAACTGTTTTGCCAAAAAATGTTATTTTAGGAATTGAAAAATTTAATTTTTATTATAATTTTGGAACAAAACAAGCGTTATTTGATATTAATTTAAATATTTTAAAAAATAAAGTTACTGCTTTAATTGGTCCATCAGGATGTGGAAAATCAACTTTATTACGAGCAATAAATCGAATGAATGATTTAATTGAAGGCACAAAAATGAGTGGCGCAATTATGTATAATGATAAAAATATTTATCAATATCGGCAAAATATTATCTCATTACGAACTAAAGTTGGGATGGTTTTTCAAAAGCCAAATCCTTTTCCAAAGTCAATTTATGAAAATATTGCTTTTGGTTTAAAAAGTTTAGGAATTTTTGATAAAAGAATTCTTGACCAAACTGTTGAATCATCATTACGACAAGCAGCGTTATGAGATGAAGTTAAAGATAATTTATGTGATTCAGCATTAAGTTTATCAGGGGGACAGCAACAACGGTTATGTATTGCTCGGGCTATTGCCTTGAAACCAGAAATCTTGTTAATGGATGAACCAACTAGTGCATTAGATCCAATTGCAACAGCAAAAATTGAAGAACTAATTTCTGATTTAAAAAAGGATTTTACAATAATTATTGTAACGCATTCATTGCAACAAGCAGCTCGAATTTCTGATTATACTGCTTTCTTTTGAATGGGGCAATTAATTGAATATAACAAAACAGCGTTATTATTTTCACATCCGCAAGAAACAAAAACAGAAGATTATATTACAGGACGTTTTGGTTAA
- the miaA gene encoding tRNA (adenosine(37)-N6)-dimethylallyltransferase MiaA gives MLGEKKVILIVGPTASGKTDLSIKVAQQFRGECVNADATQIFNELNIATNKITLAEQAGIPHHLLSIIDLNDNYSINSYQKEGRVILNQLWAKNKLPIVVGGSGLYINALLKNYQFSNQGRDLAKAKEYEQDSNQALWEKLAAIDPLESAKIHPNNRKRVWRALEYYFQNGTLKSINDQAHNKWYVEPYIIGLFPDKAELYQRIIERVQSLTERGLFAEVKTAYEYCNYDVTKQSMKIIGCPEIIQYLKGEVSYEATLAAMVQANKIYAKKQMTWFKHQLKNVHWYPFHYAQFEDVCHQIILDLQNSTYLK, from the coding sequence TTGCTGGGTGAAAAAAAAGTCATTTTAATTGTTGGACCAACAGCAAGTGGTAAAACAGATTTATCAATTAAAGTTGCTCAACAATTTAGGGGAGAATGTGTTAATGCTGATGCAACACAAATTTTTAATGAGTTGAATATTGCAACAAATAAAATAACACTTGCTGAACAAGCGGGGATACCTCATCATTTATTATCAATAATTGATTTAAATGATAATTATTCCATTAATAGTTATCAAAAAGAGGGACGAGTTATTTTAAATCAACTTTGAGCAAAAAACAAATTGCCAATTGTTGTTGGTGGCAGTGGGCTATATATTAATGCGTTATTAAAAAATTATCAGTTTTCTAATCAAGGACGGGATTTAGCAAAAGCAAAAGAATATGAACAGGATTCAAATCAAGCTTTATGAGAAAAATTAGCCGCAATTGATCCTCTTGAAAGTGCTAAAATTCATCCCAATAATCGTAAGCGAGTTTGGCGAGCATTAGAATATTATTTTCAAAATGGTACTTTAAAGTCAATTAACGATCAAGCCCACAATAAGTGGTATGTTGAACCATATATTATTGGGTTATTCCCAGATAAAGCAGAACTTTATCAACGTATTATTGAACGTGTTCAAAGTTTAACAGAGCGAGGGTTGTTTGCCGAAGTTAAAACTGCATATGAATATTGTAATTATGATGTGACAAAGCAAAGCATGAAAATTATTGGTTGTCCAGAGATTATTCAATATTTAAAAGGAGAAGTATCATATGAAGCAACCTTAGCAGCAATGGTTCAGGCTAATAAAATTTATGCAAAAAAACAAATGACATGGTTTAAACATCAATTAAAAAATGTTCATTGATATCCATTTCACTATGCTCAATTTGAAGATGTTTGTCACCAAATTATCCTTGATTTACAAAATAGTACTTATTTAAAATAG
- a CDS encoding chromate transporter, with protein sequence MKIPSDLQLFAEIVQTKRHQIKTNKQMRKDCYIITKQEITTTKELGWRKKSKNLKKEYQEELRGYYLNANHFFNEQILETKTIINLNLTTITNLRKSITKTNKSEVKTQVKTLQANNKVNYQKLNILQPHLFWTIVLMFIKIAFIGFGGGNAMLPIIFSEIVEKKGWISAEYFDKIVILSNALPGPATIQVPAVIGYQLYGWRGALAASLCANFPLMLLVGVLTVVLQNAIPELYLAYISLAIMPVILALIFVLIIKMFRSSMKEITLFVSLPIMIFWIIFLVAVPSPYNIPAIVVLVMLVISLIIYSWKNKQKRGRK encoded by the coding sequence ATGAAAATTCCATCAGATTTGCAATTATTTGCTGAGATAGTTCAAACAAAACGTCATCAAATAAAAACTAATAAACAAATGCGAAAAGATTGTTATATTATAACAAAACAAGAAATAACAACAACAAAAGAACTAGGATGACGAAAAAAAAGCAAGAACCTTAAAAAAGAGTATCAAGAAGAGCTCCGTGGTTATTATTTAAATGCGAATCATTTTTTTAACGAACAAATTTTAGAAACAAAAACAATAATTAACTTAAATCTTACGACAATAACAAACTTAAGAAAGAGTATTACCAAGACTAATAAAAGCGAAGTTAAAACACAAGTTAAAACATTACAAGCAAATAATAAAGTTAACTATCAAAAGTTAAATATTTTACAACCACATTTATTTTGAACAATTGTTTTAATGTTTATTAAGATTGCTTTTATTGGTTTTGGTGGTGGCAATGCGATGTTGCCGATTATTTTTTCTGAAATTGTTGAAAAGAAAGGGTGAATTAGTGCAGAATATTTTGATAAAATTGTTATTTTATCAAATGCATTACCAGGTCCAGCCACAATTCAAGTTCCTGCTGTTATTGGTTATCAACTTTATGGTTGACGAGGAGCATTAGCAGCTTCTTTGTGTGCTAATTTTCCATTAATGTTATTAGTTGGTGTTTTGACTGTTGTTTTGCAAAATGCTATTCCTGAATTATATTTAGCATATATTTCATTGGCAATTATGCCAGTTATTTTAGCTTTAATTTTTGTCCTAATTATTAAAATGTTTCGTTCTTCAATGAAGGAAATTACATTATTTGTTTCTTTACCAATTATGATTTTTTGAATTATTTTTTTAGTTGCGGTACCGTCCCCTTACAATATTCCTGCCATTGTTGTTCTTGTGATGCTAGTTATTAGTTTAATTATTTACAGTTGGAAAAATAAGCAAAAAAGAGGACGAAAATAA
- a CDS encoding chromate transporter gives MVLNIILYIIVCFLVGITTFGGGQVFYVIFNSLFTLILTPTIANELVTVQDWNWGLIFSSVTPGPVSTHLTAYLSILVSKQNIGLSLLVMIISYVVITLPATIIMVGVDKHVAMESKQFRYLSKLLKPVVIAILFYLIIDLVFAVANFNLYGGTAKAGPYHFITGNWVEIVKVSVYFIVDFSLAVFIFLKYKKVNPLWVILGSGVIGFCIFYFIH, from the coding sequence ATGGTATTAAATATTATTCTTTATATTATTGTTTGTTTTTTAGTTGGTATTACTACTTTTGGTGGTGGACAAGTTTTCTATGTTATTTTTAATTCGTTGTTTACTTTAATTTTGACACCAACAATTGCAAATGAACTAGTTACTGTTCAAGATTGAAATTGAGGATTAATCTTTTCATCAGTAACTCCAGGCCCAGTGTCAACCCATTTAACAGCCTATTTATCAATTTTAGTTTCAAAGCAAAACATTGGGTTATCATTATTAGTAATGATTATTTCTTATGTTGTTATTACTTTACCAGCAACAATAATTATGGTTGGCGTTGATAAACATGTTGCGATGGAAAGCAAACAATTTCGCTATCTTTCAAAATTATTAAAACCTGTTGTTATTGCTATTCTATTTTATTTGATTATTGATTTAGTTTTTGCGGTAGCTAATTTTAATTTATATGGTGGGACAGCAAAAGCGGGACCTTATCATTTTATTACGGGCAATTGGGTTGAAATTGTTAAGGTAAGTGTTTACTTTATTGTTGATTTTAGTCTGGCTGTTTTTATCTTTTTAAAGTATAAAAAAGTTAATCCATTATGAGTAATTTTAGGTTCAGGTGTTATTGGGTTCTGTATTTTTTATTTTATTCATTAA
- a CDS encoding DnaJ domain-containing protein, whose translation MNKNYYKILEISSNAEIEEVKENFRRLAKKYHPDISKEKNAENKFREIIEAYEILSNPKTKQEYDESFFVPSFDKVKYDYFFDFNNKTWLKKRFKKPKKGPLLVGKVVLKAADVINVGKANVTLLVEENCKSCQGTGYYVENGFECFCTTCGGFGRYEESKTIVVYLPSLSKPKQKVTIHRVGHAGYAGGERGDMRLKLILS comes from the coding sequence ATGAATAAGAATTACTATAAAATATTAGAAATATCATCAAATGCAGAGATTGAAGAAGTAAAAGAAAATTTTCGTCGTCTAGCTAAAAAATATCATCCAGATATTTCAAAAGAGAAAAATGCTGAAAACAAGTTCCGTGAAATTATTGAAGCGTATGAAATTTTGTCAAATCCTAAAACAAAGCAAGAATATGATGAAAGTTTCTTTGTGCCGAGTTTTGATAAGGTAAAATATGACTATTTCTTTGATTTCAATAATAAAACTTGATTAAAAAAGCGTTTTAAAAAACCAAAAAAGGGACCATTGTTAGTTGGGAAGGTTGTTTTAAAAGCAGCTGATGTTATTAATGTCGGGAAAGCAAATGTTACTTTATTAGTTGAAGAAAATTGTAAAAGTTGTCAGGGAACAGGCTATTATGTTGAAAATGGTTTTGAATGTTTTTGTACAACTTGTGGTGGGTTTGGGCGCTATGAAGAGTCAAAAACCATTGTTGTTTATTTACCAAGTTTATCAAAACCAAAACAAAAAGTAACAATTCATCGTGTTGGCCATGCTGGTTATGCTGGCGGTGAACGTGGTGATATGCGTTTAAAGTTAATTCTCTCTTAG
- the obgE gene encoding GTPase ObgE, whose translation MKFIDVATIKLFAGKGGDGAVAFHRELYVPKGGPSGGDGGNGGSIIFVGEEGMNTLLDLKYQREIKAPDGENGTIKNMHGKNAVNKYIKVPLGTLIYNNETNEVIGDIIAHHQEIVLAKGGQGGRGNARFANAKNKAPTIFEAGDLGETLEIRCELKVLADVGLVGLPNAGKSTLLAKISKAKPQIADYPFTTLTPQLGVVRDQNNYSFVVADLPGLIAGAAAGKGLGHDFLRHIERCKLIVYVLDMSGNYGTEDVYQNYLNIKTELKDYNYKLELRKEIIVANKMDLESSSANLVKFKEQMPTAEIIAVSGLKNENLTLLVNQIGVTLATINENKALWQLDEQTTEQDDYKVYTYSAPSEPEVVVNNLGNGVWKVTGKAVYQAYQKTPITTYDNLLLFNKKLQDLKVFEMLRAKGAQQGDVVRIFDYELEWDG comes from the coding sequence ATGAAATTTATTGATGTTGCAACAATTAAATTATTTGCAGGTAAAGGTGGCGATGGAGCGGTTGCTTTTCATCGTGAATTATATGTTCCAAAAGGAGGACCATCAGGTGGCGATGGCGGTAATGGTGGCAGTATTATCTTTGTTGGTGAAGAAGGAATGAATACTTTATTAGATTTAAAATATCAGCGCGAAATTAAAGCTCCTGATGGTGAAAACGGAACAATTAAAAATATGCATGGGAAGAATGCAGTGAATAAATATATCAAAGTACCGTTAGGAACATTAATTTATAATAATGAAACAAACGAAGTTATTGGTGATATTATTGCTCATCATCAAGAAATTGTTCTTGCGAAAGGGGGGCAAGGTGGTCGTGGTAATGCTCGTTTTGCAAATGCAAAAAATAAGGCACCAACCATTTTCGAAGCTGGTGATTTAGGTGAAACATTAGAAATTCGTTGTGAATTAAAGGTTTTAGCTGATGTTGGTCTTGTTGGTTTACCAAATGCTGGAAAATCAACATTATTAGCGAAAATTTCTAAAGCCAAACCACAAATTGCTGATTATCCATTTACTACGTTAACACCCCAATTAGGAGTGGTTCGTGACCAAAATAATTACAGTTTTGTTGTTGCAGACTTACCGGGTTTAATTGCGGGAGCTGCTGCTGGGAAAGGTTTAGGACATGATTTTTTACGACACATTGAACGATGTAAATTAATTGTCTATGTCTTAGATATGTCAGGGAATTATGGTACCGAAGATGTTTATCAAAATTATTTAAATATTAAAACCGAATTAAAAGATTATAATTATAAATTAGAATTACGAAAAGAAATTATTGTGGCAAATAAAATGGACTTAGAATCTTCATCAGCAAATTTAGTAAAGTTCAAAGAGCAAATGCCGACGGCTGAGATTATTGCCGTTAGTGGGTTAAAAAACGAAAATTTAACATTATTGGTAAATCAGATTGGTGTCACATTAGCAACTATTAACGAAAACAAGGCTTTATGACAATTAGATGAGCAAACAACAGAGCAAGATGATTATAAGGTATATACTTATAGTGCACCAAGTGAACCAGAAGTGGTTGTTAATAATCTTGGCAATGGTGTTTGAAAAGTTACAGGAAAAGCAGTTTATCAAGCATATCAGAAAACACCAATTACAACATATGATAATTTATTATTATTTAATAAAAAATTACAAGACTTAAAAGTTTTTGAAATGTTACGAGCAAAAGGAGCACAACAAGGTGATGTTGTTCGCATTTTTGATTACGAATTAGAATGGGATGGATAA